The following are from one region of the Acanthopagrus latus isolate v.2019 chromosome 2, fAcaLat1.1, whole genome shotgun sequence genome:
- the gramd1bb gene encoding protein Aster-B isoform X9, whose product MHKHKAKQKKWKKLIWKPQSTASNSNKSTPACSPVLRKRSRSPTPQSQEGENMVEKGSDHSSDKSPSTPEQVVQRTYSLQSARSGGKNSKSHKRLSKKSQSWYNHERQHILRVLSPTYKQRNEDFRKLFKQLPDTERLIVDYSCALQRDILLQGRLYLSENWICFYSNIFRWETLLTVRLKDICSMTKEKTARLIPNAIQVCTDTEKHFFTSFGARDRTYMMMFRLWQNALLDKPLCPKELWHFVHQCYGNELGLTSDDEDYVPPDDDFNTMGFSEEIPNEENEINNDNLSKSSAEAKPEGSPLLLHKKVVPNSTIPSPGDTPIAFDLPAEDFVDFLPDGELLTVPLLVEEKTNDTSGPGGPVPSPSLDFNDNEDIPTELSDSSETHDEGEVQAFHEDLNGRQHINEVFKFSVDKLYDILFTESQFMSDFMEQRRISDVVYHPWKKEDAGDQTREIMYTISLSNPLAPKTSTASETQTLYKISQESECYVIDAEVITHDVPYHDYFYTLNHYMLTRVAKNKCRLRVSTELRYRKQPWGLVKGFIERNFWSGIEDNFRHLELALSKLEEIFNESHQLSPKAKVVKNSTVRRKKRPLPHMRSQHLDEALSPVTTPTDEEVIQRIKQVAGSTQTRHQSPEHHHLPGGLAFYSVSKLLLIISFVICLSLVLLVFLNMMLFYKLWMLEYSAQSLTTWQGLRLHESKLPQTQMEWAQLLEAQQRYHDAELQKWREIIKSSVVLLDQMKDSLLNLQRGIGLRDYSSEAEEKRSRYH is encoded by the exons CACTGCCAGTAACTCAAACAAGAGCACACCTGCCTGCTCACCAGTCCTGCGTAAACGCTCGCGCTCTCCCACACCACAGAGCCAGGAGGGCGAGAATATGGTCGAGAAGGGTTCAGACCACTCCTCTGACAAGTCCCCCTCCACGCCTGAGCAGGTTGTCCAGAGAACATACTCCCTGCAGTCAGCAAGAAGCGGGGGAAAGAACTCAAAG TCTCACAAGCGACTTTCCAAA aaGAGCCAAAGCTGGTACAAC cATGAAAGACAACACATCCTGAGA GTGCTGAGCCCGACATACAAGCAGCGCAATGAGGACTTTAGGAAACTCTTCAAGCAGCTTCCCGACACAGAGAGACTCATTGTGG ACTACTCGTGTGCTCTTCAGCGGGACATCCTCTTGCAGGGACGACTCTACCTCTCTGAGAACTGGATCTGCTTCTATAGCAACATCTTCCGCTGGGAAACGCTG ctgacAGTGCGGCTAAAGGACATCTGCTCGATGACGAAAGAGAAGACTGCTCGCCTCATTCCCAATGCCATCCAGGTCTGCACCGACACCGAGAAG cACTTTTTCACCTCATTTGGAGCCAGGGACCGGACTTACATGATGATGTTCAGACTGTGGCAGAACGCTCTGCTGGACAAG CCCCTGTGCCCCAAAGAACTGTGGCACTTTGTCCACCAGTGCTATGGCAACGAGCTCGGCCTGACCAGTGACGACGAGGACTACGTTCCCCCTGATGACGACTTCAACACCATGGG GTTCAGTGAAGAGATTCCCAATGAAGAAAACGAGATCAACAATGACAACTTGTCTAAGAGCAGCGCCGAGGCCAAGCCCGAGGGGAGCCCACTGCTGCTACATAAGAAGGTCGTCCCAAACAGCACCATCCCCAGCCCAGGGGACACACCCATCGCT TTTGACCTCCCGGCAGAAGACTTTGTAGACTTCCTGCCAGATGGCGAGCTGCTAACCGTGCCACTGTTGGTGGAAGAGAAGACCAACGATACCAGCGGGCCTGGTGGTCCCGTCCCCTCACCCTCTCTGGACTTCAACGACAACGAAGACATCCCCACCGAGCTCAGCGACTCCTCGGAAACACACGATGAAG GTGAAGTACAGGCCTTCCATGAGGATCTGAATGGCAGGCAGCACATCAACGAGGTCTTCAAGTTCAGTGTGGACAAGCTCTACGACATCCTCTTCACAGAGTCACAGTTCATGAGTGACTTCATGGAACAGAGACGAATCTCAG ATGTGGTGTACCACCCATGGAAGAAGGAGGATGCTGGGGACCAGACCAGAGAGATCATGTACACCATCTCACTATCCAATCCTCTGGCCCCCAAAACATCCACAGCCAGTGAGACACAG ACTCTGTACAAAATCAGTCAGGAGAGCGAGTGCTACGTCATCGACGCTGAGGTCATCACACATGACGTGCCCTACCACGATTACTTCTACACTCTCAACCACTACATGCTCACCAGGGTGGCCAAGAACAAGTGTCGGTTACG ggtaTCGACAGAGCTGCGCTACAGGAAACAGCCGTGGGGGCTGGTGAAAGGCTTCATAGAGAGAAATTTCTGGAGCGGGATAGAAGATAACTTCCGCCATCTTG aGTTGGCGCTGTCCAAGCTGGAGGAGATTTTTAACGAGTCCCACCAGCTGTCTCCGAAGGCCAAGGTGGTGAAAAACTCCACGGTGAGGCGGAAGAAGCGGCCACTCCCCCACATGCGCAGCCAGCACCTCGACGAGGCCCTCAGCCCCGTTACCACGCCGACAGATGAGGAAGTGATTCAGAGGATCAAACAGGTGGCGGGCTCCACGCAGACGAGACACCAGAGTCCAGAACACCATCACCTGCCCGGAGGCCTCGCTTTCTATAGTGTCTCCAAACTGCTGCTCATCATCAGCTTTGT GATCTGTCTAAG CCTGGTCCTGCTGGTATTCCTCAACATGATGCTCTTCTACAAGCTGTGGATGCTGGAGTACTCTGCACAGTCTTTGACGACCTGGCAGGGGTTGCGGCTTCATGAAAG TAAACTGCCGCAGACGCAGATGGAGTGGGCCCAGCTCCTGGAGGCACAGCAGCGTTACCATGACGCCGAGCTGCAGAAGTGGAGGGAGATTATCAAGTCATCAGTGGTGCTGCTAGACCAG atgAAAGACTCTTTATTGAACCTCCAGCGGGGCATTGGTTTAAGGGACTACAGCTCTGAggctgaagagaagagaagtcGCTACCACTGA